A genomic window from Erythrobacter sp. BLCC-B19 includes:
- a CDS encoding SMP-30/gluconolactonase/LRE family protein, translating to MTVRTGFLGEHRCLLGESPVWDAAAQRLWWVDSAGRSIHAAAPDGAPLAKWQFDSMIGSVGFAEGGLLAGFADHFALVDGASGKATPFASVPGHDGTMRLNDGKVDRAGSHYICGQTRMAEGASGTLFQLSAAGALAPLAGGMRISNAICFSPDGTTLYFADSLDGVIRCHAYDPVTGAVGAQRASISLAGIGQAPDGATVDADGNLWIALVLDQAIACVSPAGELLRRIAMPMPFPSCPAFGGEGMATLYVTSIANSGHNLVTDHPDGGRIAVVTGLGVRGIAESRFQAGAA from the coding sequence TTGACTGTCCGGACAGGATTTCTCGGGGAGCACCGCTGCCTGCTGGGCGAAAGTCCGGTGTGGGACGCGGCGGCGCAAAGGCTGTGGTGGGTCGATTCCGCCGGGCGAAGCATCCACGCTGCCGCGCCGGACGGTGCGCCGCTGGCGAAGTGGCAGTTTGACAGCATGATCGGGAGTGTCGGCTTTGCCGAGGGCGGCTTGCTGGCCGGTTTCGCCGATCACTTCGCGCTGGTGGACGGCGCCTCGGGCAAGGCAACGCCCTTTGCCAGCGTGCCCGGCCACGACGGGACGATGCGGCTCAATGATGGCAAGGTCGACCGCGCAGGCAGCCATTACATCTGCGGCCAGACCCGCATGGCCGAGGGCGCAAGCGGCACGCTGTTTCAGCTTTCCGCCGCCGGTGCGCTGGCGCCGCTGGCGGGCGGGATGCGGATTTCCAATGCGATCTGTTTTTCGCCCGACGGCACCACGCTCTATTTCGCCGACAGTCTCGACGGGGTGATCCGCTGCCATGCCTATGATCCGGTGACCGGCGCTGTGGGCGCGCAGCGCGCTTCGATCAGCCTCGCCGGGATCGGTCAGGCGCCCGACGGCGCGACTGTGGATGCTGACGGCAACCTGTGGATCGCGCTGGTGCTCGATCAGGCGATCGCCTGTGTCAGCCCGGCAGGAGAGCTGCTCCGCCGCATCGCCATGCCGATGCCGTTCCCCTCGTGCCCGGCCTTCGGGGGGGAGGGGATGGCAACGCTCTACGTCACCTCGATCGCCAATTCGGGGCACAATCTCGTCACCGATCATCCCGATGGCGGGCGCATTGCCGTCGTCACCGGACTGGGTGTGCGCGGGATCGCCGAGAGCCGTTTCCAAGCAGGGGCTGCCTGA
- a CDS encoding acyl-CoA synthetase, with translation MAGQWNFGDLLDVAASNVPADRPALIRGERTISWGEFDARTNRLARAMLAGGLVAGDRVAILARNIPEFIEIACAAFKARLTHVNLNYRYTTAEIEYVLADCGAVALFHQAEFAGVVAPLPAALDHLRMVVEIGGEGEYDRIVSEGDGSPLGIARSPDDGYLLYTGGTTGRPKGVMWAAADARAVQLESPTVRNTILTLEDHARQVAANTAPGRVMPACPLMHGAGLNSSMAELLMGGTAVLLSDDSFRAEALWDETQRHGVTRILIVGDVFARPMLQALEAHPGRWNLASLKVISSAGLMWSEEVKRGLVQQLPQLTLVDILGASEASGFGYAITNATRETPTGYFEPGRQTVIIDVETDRVLADDEPGTGWLARRPPFARGYFGDPEKTAQTYRTIGGEVYAIPGDMAERTPEGLIRLIGRGNLCINSGGEKIFVEEVEEALKRAPGIEDAIVVGVPDPTWGKAVVALIRTAPGFDEAAARAALEVDLARYKLPRRMIALDDLPRHASGKSDYRTATALALEALGLTAVA, from the coding sequence ATGGCGGGGCAGTGGAATTTCGGCGATCTGCTGGATGTGGCCGCAAGCAACGTCCCGGCAGACCGCCCGGCGCTGATCCGGGGTGAGCGGACGATCAGCTGGGGCGAGTTCGACGCGCGCACCAATCGCCTCGCCCGCGCGATGCTGGCAGGCGGATTGGTGGCGGGCGACCGGGTCGCGATCCTTGCCCGCAACATCCCCGAATTCATCGAGATCGCCTGCGCCGCCTTCAAGGCGCGGCTGACCCATGTGAACCTCAATTACCGCTACACCACCGCCGAGATCGAATATGTCCTCGCCGATTGCGGCGCGGTGGCGTTGTTCCATCAGGCCGAATTCGCGGGCGTGGTCGCGCCCCTGCCCGCGGCGCTCGATCATCTGCGCATGGTGGTCGAAATCGGCGGGGAGGGTGAATACGACCGGATCGTAAGCGAGGGCGATGGCAGCCCGCTCGGGATCGCACGCTCGCCCGATGATGGCTATCTGCTCTATACCGGCGGCACCACCGGGCGGCCCAAGGGCGTGATGTGGGCGGCGGCCGATGCGCGCGCGGTGCAGCTGGAATCCCCCACCGTGCGCAACACCATCCTGACGCTGGAGGATCACGCGCGGCAGGTCGCGGCCAACACCGCGCCGGGCCGGGTCATGCCCGCTTGCCCGCTGATGCACGGGGCGGGCCTCAATTCCTCGATGGCCGAACTGCTGATGGGCGGGACGGCTGTGCTGCTGTCGGATGACAGCTTCCGCGCCGAGGCCCTGTGGGACGAGACCCAGCGCCACGGCGTGACCCGCATCCTGATCGTCGGCGATGTCTTTGCACGGCCGATGTTGCAGGCGCTCGAAGCCCATCCGGGGCGCTGGAATCTCGCCAGCCTCAAGGTGATCTCGTCTGCCGGGCTGATGTGGAGCGAGGAAGTGAAGCGCGGGCTGGTGCAGCAATTGCCGCAGCTGACGCTGGTGGACATTCTCGGCGCATCGGAAGCCTCGGGCTTCGGCTATGCCATCACCAATGCCACGCGCGAGACGCCGACCGGCTATTTCGAGCCGGGGCGTCAGACCGTGATCATCGATGTCGAGACCGACCGGGTGCTTGCCGATGATGAGCCGGGCACCGGCTGGCTCGCCCGCAGGCCGCCCTTCGCACGCGGCTATTTCGGCGATCCCGAGAAGACCGCACAGACCTATCGCACCATCGGCGGGGAGGTTTACGCCATCCCCGGCGATATGGCCGAACGCACGCCCGAAGGCCTGATCCGCCTGATCGGGCGCGGCAATCTGTGCATCAATTCGGGCGGCGAGAAGATCTTTGTCGAAGAGGTCGAAGAGGCGCTGAAACGCGCGCCGGGCATCGAGGATGCGATTGTCGTCGGCGTGCCTGACCCAACCTGGGGCAAGGCGGTGGTGGCGCTGATCCGCACCGCGCCGGGGTTTGACGAAGCGGCGGCGCGGGCGGCGCTGGAGGTTGATCTGGCGCGCTACAAGCTGCCGCGGCGGATGATCGCGCTGGATGACTTGCCGCGCCATGCCAGCGGCAAGTCCGACTATCGCACCGCGACCGCGCTGGCGCTCGAAGCGCTCGGCCTGACGGCGGTGGCCTGA
- a CDS encoding SDR family NAD(P)-dependent oxidoreductase, whose amino-acid sequence MQPHALVTGGAQGIGRSVAERLAAQGWSVTAADRDEAALAAVEGQGIAPAVLDVSDSAAVAALVDRLPPLDVVVNCAGIAAELLPLKDIPREAFERMLRVNLGGTFILAREAARRMERGAIINIASRGYLGGAGAAHYVASKAAVVGLTRALAVELRWRGISVNAVAPGMVETRMIDDFTPEMRARLSRLEPAGGPMPPATIAEAVAYLASAAGRMVNGQVLLVDGGKSLGVAPC is encoded by the coding sequence GTGCAACCTCATGCGCTGGTGACCGGCGGTGCGCAGGGCATCGGGCGCAGCGTGGCCGAACGGCTTGCCGCGCAAGGCTGGAGCGTGACCGCTGCCGACCGTGATGAAGCCGCACTGGCGGCGGTGGAGGGGCAGGGCATTGCCCCCGCCGTGCTCGACGTGTCCGACAGCGCTGCTGTTGCCGCGCTGGTCGATCGCCTGCCACCTCTCGACGTGGTGGTGAACTGCGCTGGGATCGCGGCGGAACTGCTCCCCTTGAAGGACATCCCCCGCGAAGCCTTCGAGCGGATGCTGCGGGTCAATCTCGGCGGCACCTTCATCCTCGCGCGGGAAGCGGCGCGGCGGATGGAGCGCGGCGCGATCATCAACATCGCCTCACGCGGCTATCTCGGCGGAGCAGGGGCAGCGCATTATGTCGCGTCCAAAGCCGCCGTCGTCGGTCTGACCCGGGCGCTGGCGGTGGAGCTGCGCTGGCGCGGGATCAGCGTCAATGCGGTTGCGCCCGGCATGGTCGAGACGCGCATGATCGACGACTTCACGCCTGAAATGCGCGCGCGCCTGTCGCGGCTCGAACCGGCAGGCGGGCCGATGCCGCCTGCCACCATTGCCGAAGCGGTCGCCTACCTCGCCTCGGCGGCGGGGCGGATGGTCAACGGGCAGGTGCTGCTGGTCGACGGCGGCAAGTCGCTGGGGGTGGCTCCGTGCTGA
- a CDS encoding enoyl-CoA hydratase/isomerase family protein: MSQVRLDVSDYVAVVTMDNPPVNAQNMDLIDELIATFDTFNDRDDVRVVVLTGAGKCFCAGADLRNRPDLSAPGARWARNRKVREVSYCMIDNHKPIIAAVNGAALGAGLGLAASCDIIVASQNAVFGLPEVDVGLMGGGKHAERILPHSLVRRMMLTGYRAPADELYRRGVIEASLPPEELMPFVMDMARNIAAKSPLATRLAKDSMRTIENMTLRDGYIYEQGNTAKLATSYDASEAVAAFVEKRAPVFKGC, from the coding sequence ATGAGTCAGGTCAGGTTGGACGTCAGCGATTACGTGGCGGTGGTCACGATGGACAACCCGCCGGTCAATGCCCAGAACATGGACCTGATCGACGAGCTGATCGCCACCTTCGACACCTTCAATGATCGCGATGATGTGCGCGTGGTGGTGCTGACCGGCGCGGGCAAGTGCTTTTGCGCGGGCGCTGACCTGCGCAACCGGCCCGATCTTTCCGCCCCCGGTGCGCGCTGGGCGCGCAACCGCAAGGTGCGCGAGGTGAGTTACTGCATGATCGACAATCACAAGCCGATCATCGCCGCCGTCAACGGCGCGGCGCTGGGTGCGGGGCTGGGGCTGGCGGCCAGCTGCGACATCATCGTCGCCTCGCAGAACGCGGTCTTCGGCCTGCCCGAGGTGGATGTCGGCCTGATGGGCGGCGGCAAGCACGCCGAGCGCATCCTGCCGCACTCGCTGGTGCGCCGCATGATGCTGACCGGCTACCGCGCGCCGGCCGACGAACTCTACCGCCGCGGCGTGATCGAGGCGAGCCTGCCGCCCGAAGAGCTGATGCCCTTCGTCATGGACATGGCCCGCAATATCGCGGCGAAGAGCCCGCTGGCGACCCGGCTGGCCAAGGACTCGATGCGCACCATCGAGAACATGACCCTGCGCGATGGCTATATCTACGAACAGGGCAACACCGCCAAACTCGCCACGTCCTACGATGCCTCCGAGGCGGTCGCCGCTTTCGTCGAGAAGCGCGCACCGGTGTTCAAGGGCTGCTGA
- a CDS encoding short-chain dehydrogenase, giving the protein MLSVIAPPGSLTAAIAARIAGTTPLSAPAAIVAAMPPVRMAPLGDLEDADFAAGCITPLADLAATLAALLPDHRRIVLIGLSAGLGDWDAVLAGAYAAGAVGLMRSAALEYAQAGVAINFLALPSDDPALAESAAPMAGALLEWGAASGQVIFCDGGANLRMRAARPRQAALPTAPPPA; this is encoded by the coding sequence GTGCTGAGCGTCATTGCGCCCCCCGGCAGCCTCACAGCGGCCATCGCCGCCCGGATCGCGGGCACCACGCCGCTTTCCGCGCCCGCCGCCATCGTCGCTGCCATGCCGCCTGTGCGCATGGCGCCGCTGGGCGATCTGGAGGATGCGGATTTCGCGGCAGGTTGCATCACGCCGCTTGCCGATCTCGCCGCGACGCTTGCCGCGCTGCTGCCCGATCATCGCCGCATCGTGCTGATCGGATTGAGCGCAGGTCTGGGCGATTGGGACGCGGTTCTTGCAGGTGCCTATGCCGCAGGCGCGGTCGGGTTGATGCGCTCGGCTGCGCTCGAATATGCACAGGCCGGGGTGGCGATCAATTTCCTCGCCCTGCCATCCGACGATCCGGCGCTGGCGGAAAGTGCGGCGCCGATGGCTGGTGCGCTGCTGGAATGGGGCGCGGCGAGCGGGCAGGTCATTTTCTGCGATGGCGGTGCGAACCTCAGGATGCGTGCCGCTCGTCCGCGCCAAGCCGCTTTACCCACAGCCCCGCCACCGGCATGA
- a CDS encoding TonB-dependent receptor produces MAAGIGASLVALAASSAAVAQDQAEATEDESAFGTIVVTATKKANAQDVQSVPLAVTAFGAEQLADQHVRTLDNLGFSVPNVQLDDVGTAPGFANFSIRGLGINSSIPSIDPTVGVFVDGVYMGISAGILFDTFDLEGVEVLRGPQGLLFGRNVTGGAVVVRTSTPDTSGELKVEGRVALETGLNKIVSGVVSAPLIEDKLAAKIAVYYNDDDGWFTNQFNGNKDFGAAETLILRGALNFTPTDTVQIIGRYERGRVRGDGAVVSNFGLFRRESFGISVNDEGVTRNDWNQATLEVNIDTGFGNGKITNILAYRDFSGFVSSDIDSSPNFTFHADTLTRQDQWSNELRYAGSFGAFDVTTGVYYFTQNIDYIELRKLAGGALRISGGGKQDQKTLGVFASADWHLTDSLTLSGGLRYSWEDKAVQVQNLQGNLCDPVGTRTCSSYGFNDEESWQDPTFRVGAQWEPTADTLFYGFFARGFRSGGYNFRNGNPAEDPGPFDAEKQNSWEIGVKHDFGDLLRLNVAAFHNTIFGLQREIILPVLPLGTTQVIRNSADLRLQGIEAEAVLRIGEHLTINGQLGYTDAKYKKIFFDLTGDRVINARDFALKPPRLAPWTYGASLNFAHDTSGGAEVTARLGYAHRDAAWSNDNNTGLLSAGDMVDANLAIEAPSRQWKLSIYGQNLLNDQTEGNVSPLPFFAGSTFSSINKGRVLGAEVTFRY; encoded by the coding sequence GTGGCCGCAGGTATTGGCGCAAGTCTGGTGGCACTCGCCGCCAGCAGCGCGGCTGTTGCACAGGATCAGGCGGAAGCAACCGAGGACGAATCCGCCTTCGGTACTATCGTGGTGACCGCCACCAAGAAGGCCAATGCGCAGGACGTGCAGTCCGTGCCGCTGGCGGTGACCGCCTTCGGGGCCGAACAGCTGGCTGACCAGCACGTGCGCACGCTCGACAATCTCGGCTTCAGCGTGCCCAACGTGCAGCTTGATGACGTCGGCACCGCGCCCGGCTTTGCCAACTTCTCGATCCGTGGGCTGGGCATCAACTCCTCGATCCCCTCGATTGACCCGACCGTGGGCGTGTTCGTCGACGGGGTGTATATGGGCATCAGCGCGGGCATCCTGTTCGACACCTTCGACCTTGAAGGCGTCGAAGTGCTGCGCGGCCCGCAAGGCTTGCTGTTCGGACGCAATGTCACCGGCGGCGCGGTCGTGGTGCGCACCTCCACGCCCGACACCTCGGGCGAACTGAAGGTCGAAGGCCGGGTGGCGCTGGAAACCGGCCTCAACAAGATCGTCAGCGGTGTCGTTTCGGCCCCGCTGATCGAGGACAAGCTCGCCGCCAAGATCGCCGTCTATTACAACGACGATGATGGCTGGTTCACCAACCAGTTCAACGGCAACAAGGACTTTGGCGCGGCCGAGACCCTGATCCTGCGCGGCGCGCTGAACTTCACGCCCACCGATACGGTGCAGATCATCGGCCGTTATGAACGCGGGCGCGTGCGCGGCGATGGCGCTGTGGTGAGCAATTTCGGGCTGTTCCGGCGCGAAAGCTTCGGCATCAGCGTCAATGACGAAGGCGTCACCCGCAACGACTGGAACCAGGCGACGCTTGAGGTCAACATCGACACAGGCTTTGGCAACGGCAAGATCACCAACATCCTGGCCTACCGCGATTTCAGCGGCTTCGTTTCGAGCGACATCGATTCCTCGCCAAACTTCACCTTCCACGCCGACACCCTGACCCGGCAGGACCAGTGGAGCAACGAACTGCGCTATGCCGGCAGCTTCGGCGCCTTCGATGTGACGACCGGCGTCTACTACTTCACGCAGAACATCGACTATATCGAACTGCGCAAGCTGGCAGGCGGTGCACTGCGCATTTCGGGCGGGGGCAAGCAGGACCAGAAGACGCTCGGCGTGTTTGCATCGGCCGACTGGCACCTGACCGACAGCCTCACCCTCAGCGGGGGTCTGCGTTATTCGTGGGAGGACAAGGCGGTGCAGGTGCAGAACCTGCAGGGCAATCTGTGCGATCCGGTGGGGACGCGCACCTGTTCCAGCTATGGCTTCAATGACGAGGAAAGCTGGCAGGATCCGACCTTCCGCGTCGGCGCGCAGTGGGAGCCGACGGCCGACACCCTGTTCTACGGCTTCTTCGCGCGCGGTTTCCGCAGCGGCGGCTATAACTTCCGCAATGGCAATCCGGCGGAAGATCCCGGCCCGTTCGATGCCGAAAAGCAGAACTCGTGGGAAATCGGCGTCAAGCATGACTTCGGCGATCTGCTGCGCCTCAATGTCGCGGCCTTCCACAACACCATCTTCGGGCTGCAGCGCGAGATCATCCTGCCGGTTCTGCCGCTTGGCACGACGCAGGTGATCCGCAACTCGGCCGACCTTCGCTTGCAGGGGATCGAGGCCGAAGCCGTGCTGCGGATCGGCGAGCACCTCACCATCAACGGCCAGCTTGGCTACACCGATGCCAAGTACAAGAAGATCTTCTTCGACCTGACCGGCGACCGGGTAATCAACGCCCGTGACTTTGCGCTCAAGCCGCCCCGGCTGGCACCCTGGACCTATGGCGCCAGCCTCAACTTCGCGCATGACACCAGCGGCGGTGCGGAGGTGACCGCGCGATTGGGCTATGCCCACCGCGATGCCGCCTGGTCGAACGACAACAACACCGGGCTGCTCAGCGCAGGCGACATGGTCGATGCCAACCTCGCCATCGAAGCCCCGAGCAGGCAGTGGAAGTTGTCGATCTATGGGCAGAACCTGCTCAATGACCAGACCGAGGGCAACGTCTCGCCGCTGCCGTTCTTTGCCGGATCGACCTTCTCGTCGATCAACAAGGGCCGGGTGCTCGGAGCGGAAGTGACCTTCCGCTACTAG
- a CDS encoding glucose 1-dehydrogenase, with protein sequence MAKLQRQVLVTGAARGIGLACALRFAAAGDRVMLADIDAAACTAAAARLGGDHVAIALDISDELAVDTALSDLRAQFGAFDVVVNNAGVVDRFARPLLEVPGADIDRLVGINLDGPYLVARAALRTILAGQRGARIVNIASGAGLRALPGRAAYSMTKAAVIGMTRAMAVELAGADIAVNAVLPGYIDTEILLALEREGRFDRAAVAAAVPMGRLGRADEIAEAVHYLAQPGGYHCGTLLSVDGGVDAFGGSGRASASVMPHRPVRPGDVACVTGGARGIGAAVAERLAAEGWQVAIIDRQPGDDPRFPAWQADLADEAAIEHAMSDIARQLGPVTVLVNNAGMVEPMAPTQDQDMAHFRRTIAVNLKGTLHAARAAARQMIGAGGGAIVNLASITASLGLPGRNAYCASKAGVVMLTRSMACEWAEHGIRVNAVAPGYILTPAMEALIAAGTRDMSAILARIPMGRMGAPAEIAGAIAFLASDAASYITGTTLQADGGYLASGHPPQAPLP encoded by the coding sequence ATGGCAAAGCTGCAACGTCAGGTGCTTGTGACCGGAGCCGCGCGCGGGATCGGATTGGCCTGCGCTTTGCGCTTTGCCGCAGCGGGTGACCGCGTGATGCTCGCCGATATCGACGCTGCCGCCTGCACTGCAGCTGCGGCGCGGCTGGGGGGCGATCATGTCGCCATCGCCCTCGACATATCGGACGAGCTTGCGGTCGATACGGCGCTGTCCGATCTGCGCGCGCAGTTTGGCGCCTTCGATGTGGTGGTCAACAATGCGGGCGTGGTCGATCGCTTTGCCCGCCCGCTGCTGGAGGTGCCGGGCGCGGATATTGACCGGCTGGTGGGGATCAACCTTGACGGCCCCTACCTCGTCGCCCGCGCCGCGCTGCGCACGATTCTGGCCGGACAGCGCGGGGCGCGGATCGTCAATATCGCCTCGGGCGCTGGCCTGCGGGCGCTGCCGGGGCGCGCGGCCTATTCCATGACCAAGGCCGCCGTGATCGGCATGACCCGCGCCATGGCGGTGGAACTGGCGGGCGCGGACATCGCCGTCAACGCGGTGCTGCCGGGCTATATCGACACTGAAATCCTGCTGGCGCTCGAACGCGAAGGCCGGTTCGATCGCGCCGCTGTGGCAGCCGCGGTGCCGATGGGGCGGCTGGGCCGGGCCGACGAGATCGCCGAGGCGGTGCATTACCTTGCGCAGCCGGGCGGCTATCATTGCGGCACGTTGCTGTCGGTCGATGGCGGGGTCGATGCCTTCGGCGGCTCGGGCCGGGCTTCGGCCAGCGTGATGCCCCACCGTCCGGTGCGCCCCGGCGATGTCGCCTGCGTCACTGGCGGCGCGCGCGGGATCGGCGCGGCGGTGGCCGAGCGGCTCGCGGCTGAGGGCTGGCAGGTGGCGATCATCGACCGCCAGCCGGGCGACGACCCACGCTTCCCCGCATGGCAGGCCGACCTCGCCGACGAGGCCGCCATCGAACACGCGATGAGCGATATCGCCCGCCAGCTCGGCCCGGTGACGGTGCTGGTCAACAATGCCGGGATGGTCGAGCCGATGGCACCGACGCAGGATCAGGACATGGCCCACTTCCGCCGCACCATTGCGGTCAATCTCAAGGGCACGCTCCACGCCGCCCGCGCCGCCGCGCGGCAGATGATCGGCGCAGGGGGAGGCGCGATCGTCAACCTCGCCTCGATCACCGCCAGCCTCGGCTTGCCGGGCCGCAATGCCTATTGCGCGTCCAAGGCCGGGGTGGTGATGCTCACCCGGAGCATGGCCTGCGAATGGGCCGAGCACGGCATCCGGGTCAACGCCGTCGCCCCCGGCTATATCCTCACGCCCGCCATGGAGGCGCTGATCGCCGCGGGCACGCGCGACATGAGCGCGATCCTCGCTCGCATCCCGATGGGCCGCATGGGAGCGCCTGCCGAGATTGCCGGGGCCATCGCCTTCCTCGCCTCGGACGCGGCATCCTACATCACCGGCACCACGCTTCAGGCCGATGGCGGCTATCTCGCCAGCGGTCACCCTCCGCAAGCGCCGCTGCCCTAG
- a CDS encoding SDR family NAD(P)-dependent oxidoreductase has translation MGTGSAAELAGKVAVVTGASRGLGKAIATLFAAEGARVVLIDLKPHWAQAAAADIGHDAIGLGADVSDRAAITAALDAAARECGRIDVLVNNAMWNSYDLIPDITPEIFNRMTGVGLGGIVWGIQAALPHMQSGGSIINIGSMAGRLGSAGALLYAAVKAGVDGLTRSASVELGARGIRVNAIAPSTVATEGVMAILSPEQLERRISQTPMARLGTADDIAQTALWLAGARSGFVTGQSLAVDGGIGHTLQR, from the coding sequence ATGGGCACAGGATCGGCAGCAGAACTGGCAGGCAAGGTCGCAGTGGTGACCGGAGCCTCACGCGGGCTGGGCAAGGCGATTGCGACGCTGTTCGCGGCCGAGGGCGCGCGGGTGGTGCTGATCGACCTGAAACCGCACTGGGCGCAAGCCGCCGCTGCCGATATCGGGCATGACGCGATCGGGTTGGGCGCGGACGTCTCCGACCGGGCGGCGATCACCGCCGCGCTTGATGCCGCCGCGCGCGAGTGCGGGCGGATCGATGTGCTGGTCAACAATGCGATGTGGAACAGCTATGACCTGATCCCCGACATCACGCCCGAGATCTTCAATCGCATGACGGGCGTGGGTCTGGGCGGGATCGTGTGGGGGATCCAGGCCGCTCTGCCGCATATGCAGAGCGGCGGGTCGATCATCAATATCGGCTCGATGGCCGGGCGGCTGGGGAGCGCGGGCGCGCTGCTTTATGCCGCGGTCAAGGCCGGGGTCGACGGGCTGACCCGCTCGGCCTCGGTCGAGCTGGGTGCGCGCGGGATCAGGGTCAACGCCATCGCACCCTCGACCGTGGCGACCGAGGGGGTGATGGCGATCCTCAGCCCGGAACAGCTGGAGCGGCGCATCAGCCAGACCCCGATGGCGCGGCTCGGCACGGCGGACGACATCGCCCAGACCGCCCTGTGGCTGGCAGGCGCGCGCTCGGGCTTCGTGACCGGGCAATCGCTCGCAGTCGATGGGGGGATCGGCCACACGCTGCAACGCTAG
- a CDS encoding IclR family transcriptional regulator — protein sequence MSQPPVKSALRTFEVLELFAERREPLRLQEVHTALGYPQSSTTALLKSMVLRGYLNYDRDHRTYLPTTRVSMLGNWLPGFIQAAGGYRELVEELQRRTDETVALITRNDLFVQYIILLTPDHEFQMAPQVGAMRKLVDSSAGLSLMARMDDRAIDKLVRYSNAYNTGDDVRVSLAEIMQKVEAVRHLGYAYVPGRPTPAVSSITMALDADLYGVPLALGVGGLAERIADAKDRIVETLREMVAGFHPSPGQISQT from the coding sequence ATGTCGCAACCTCCGGTCAAGTCCGCGCTGCGCACCTTCGAAGTGCTCGAACTCTTCGCCGAGCGCCGCGAGCCCTTGCGCTTGCAGGAGGTTCACACCGCGCTCGGCTACCCGCAATCGAGCACCACGGCGCTGCTCAAGAGCATGGTGCTGCGGGGCTATCTCAACTACGATCGCGACCACCGCACCTATCTGCCGACCACGCGGGTGAGTATGCTGGGCAACTGGCTGCCGGGCTTTATCCAGGCCGCCGGGGGCTACCGCGAGCTGGTTGAGGAATTGCAGCGCCGCACCGATGAAACCGTCGCGCTGATCACCCGCAATGACCTGTTCGTGCAGTACATCATCCTGCTGACTCCCGATCACGAATTCCAGATGGCCCCGCAGGTCGGCGCCATGCGCAAGCTGGTCGACAGTTCGGCCGGCCTGTCGCTGATGGCGCGGATGGACGACCGCGCGATCGACAAGCTGGTGCGCTATTCCAACGCCTACAACACCGGCGACGATGTCCGCGTGAGCCTTGCCGAGATCATGCAGAAGGTCGAGGCCGTGCGGCATCTTGGCTATGCCTATGTCCCCGGTCGGCCGACGCCTGCCGTGTCCTCGATCACGATGGCGCTCGATGCAGACCTCTATGGCGTGCCGCTGGCGCTGGGGGTGGGGGGGCTGGCCGAGCGCATTGCCGACGCCAAGGATCGCATCGTGGAGACCTTGCGCGAAATGGTCGCAGGCTTCCACCCTTCGCCGGGTCAAATATCGCAGACATGA